One genomic window of Eptesicus fuscus isolate TK198812 chromosome 6, DD_ASM_mEF_20220401, whole genome shotgun sequence includes the following:
- the TCF7 gene encoding transcription factor 7 isoform X2, whose product MPQLDSGGGGAGGGDDLGAPDELLAFQDEGEEQDKSRDSAAGPERDLAELKSSLVNESEGAAGGAGVPGAGAGARGEAEVGPEALGREHTSQRLFPDKLPESLEDGLKAPECASSMYKDTVYSAFNLLMHYPPPSGAGQHPQPQPPLHNKASQPAHGVTQLSPLYEHFSSPHPTPAPAEINQKQVHRPLQTSDISGFYSLTSGSMGQLPHTVSWPSPPLYPLSPSCGYRQHFPAPTAAPGAPYPRFTHPSLMLGSSVPGHPAAIPHPAIVPPSGKQELQPYDRSLKTQAESKAEKEAKKPTIKKPLNAFMLYMKEMRAKVIAECTLKESAAINQILGRRWHALSREEQAKYYELARKERQLHMQLYPGWSARDNYGKKKRRSREKHQESNTDNSLHYS is encoded by the exons ATGCCGCAGCTGGACTCTGGcgggggcggcgcgggcggcggcgacGACCTCGGCGCGCCCGACGAGCTGCTGGCCTTCCAAGACGAAGGCGAGGAGCAGGACAAGAGCCGCGACAGCGCCGCGGGCCCCGAGCGCGACCTGGCCGAGCTCAAGTCGTCGCTGGTCAATGAGTCCGAgggcgcggcgggcggcgcgggggtcccgggggccggCGCCGGGGCCCGCGGCGAGGCCGAGGTCGGGCCCGAG GCTCTCGGGCGGGAACACACTTCGCAGAGACTTTTCCCCGACAAACTTCCAGAATCTCTGGAGGACG GCCTGAAGGCCCCGGAGTGCGCCAGCAGCATGTACAAAGACACCGTCTACTCCGCCTTCAATCTGCTCATGCACTACCCGCCCCCCTCGGGAGCAGGGCAGCACCCCCAGCCGCAGCCCCCACTG CACAACAAGGCCAGTCAGCCTGCCCATGGCGTCACCCAACTCTCTCCTCTCTATGAACATTTCAGCagcccacaccccacacctgcaCCGGCCGAAATCAACCAGAAGCAAG TTCACAGGCCTCTGCAGACCTCTGACATCTCTGGCTTCTACTCTCTGACCTCAGGCAGCATGGGACAGCTCCCCCACACTGTGAGCTG GCCCAGCCCTCCTCTCTATCCCCTGTCCCCTTCCTGCGGATATAGACAGcacttccctgcccccactgcagcCCCTGGCGCCCCCTATCCCAG GTTCACCCACCCATCCCTGATGCTAGGTTCCAGCGTACCTGGTCACCCAGCAGCCATTCCCCACCCGGCCATTGTGCCCCCCTCAGGGAAGCAGGAACTACAGCCTTATGATCGAAGCCT GAAGACGCAGGCAGAATCCAAGGCAGAGAAGGAGGCCAAGAAACCAACCATCAAGAAGCCACTCAATGCTTTCATGCTGTACATGAAGGAGATGAGAGCCAAGGTTATTGCAGAATGCACACTCAAGGAGAGTGCTGCCATCAACCAGATCCTGGGCCGCAGG TGGCACGCACTGTCACGGGAAGAACAGGCCAAGTATTACGAGCTGGCCCGCAAGGAGAGGCAGCTGCACATGCAGCTATACCCAGGCTGGTCAGCGCGGGACAATTAC gggaagaagaagaggcgGTCCAGAGAAAAGCACCAAGAATCCAACACAG ATAACTCTCTTCACTATTCCtag
- the TCF7 gene encoding transcription factor 7 isoform X1: MPQLDSGGGGAGGGDDLGAPDELLAFQDEGEEQDKSRDSAAGPERDLAELKSSLVNESEGAAGGAGVPGAGAGARGEAEALGREHTSQRLFPDKLPESLEDGLKAPECASSMYKDTVYSAFNLLMHYPPPSGAGQHPQPQPPLHNKASQPAHGVTQLSPLYEHFSSPHPTPAPAEINQKQVHRPLQTSDISGFYSLTSGSMGQLPHTVSWPSPPLYPLSPSCGYRQHFPAPTAAPGAPYPRFTHPSLMLGSSVPGHPAAIPHPAIVPPSGKQELQPYDRSLKTQAESKAEKEAKKPTIKKPLNAFMLYMKEMRAKVIAECTLKESAAINQILGRRWHALSREEQAKYYELARKERQLHMQLYPGWSARDNYGKKKRRSREKHQESNTGGKRNAFGTYPEKAAAPAPFLPMTVL, translated from the exons ATGCCGCAGCTGGACTCTGGcgggggcggcgcgggcggcggcgacGACCTCGGCGCGCCCGACGAGCTGCTGGCCTTCCAAGACGAAGGCGAGGAGCAGGACAAGAGCCGCGACAGCGCCGCGGGCCCCGAGCGCGACCTGGCCGAGCTCAAGTCGTCGCTGGTCAATGAGTCCGAgggcgcggcgggcggcgcgggggtcccgggggccggCGCCGGGGCCCGCGGCGAGGCCGAG GCTCTCGGGCGGGAACACACTTCGCAGAGACTTTTCCCCGACAAACTTCCAGAATCTCTGGAGGACG GCCTGAAGGCCCCGGAGTGCGCCAGCAGCATGTACAAAGACACCGTCTACTCCGCCTTCAATCTGCTCATGCACTACCCGCCCCCCTCGGGAGCAGGGCAGCACCCCCAGCCGCAGCCCCCACTG CACAACAAGGCCAGTCAGCCTGCCCATGGCGTCACCCAACTCTCTCCTCTCTATGAACATTTCAGCagcccacaccccacacctgcaCCGGCCGAAATCAACCAGAAGCAAG TTCACAGGCCTCTGCAGACCTCTGACATCTCTGGCTTCTACTCTCTGACCTCAGGCAGCATGGGACAGCTCCCCCACACTGTGAGCTG GCCCAGCCCTCCTCTCTATCCCCTGTCCCCTTCCTGCGGATATAGACAGcacttccctgcccccactgcagcCCCTGGCGCCCCCTATCCCAG GTTCACCCACCCATCCCTGATGCTAGGTTCCAGCGTACCTGGTCACCCAGCAGCCATTCCCCACCCGGCCATTGTGCCCCCCTCAGGGAAGCAGGAACTACAGCCTTATGATCGAAGCCT GAAGACGCAGGCAGAATCCAAGGCAGAGAAGGAGGCCAAGAAACCAACCATCAAGAAGCCACTCAATGCTTTCATGCTGTACATGAAGGAGATGAGAGCCAAGGTTATTGCAGAATGCACACTCAAGGAGAGTGCTGCCATCAACCAGATCCTGGGCCGCAGG TGGCACGCACTGTCACGGGAAGAACAGGCCAAGTATTACGAGCTGGCCCGCAAGGAGAGGCAGCTGCACATGCAGCTATACCCAGGCTGGTCAGCGCGGGACAATTAC gggaagaagaagaggcgGTCCAGAGAAAAGCACCAAGAATCCAACACAG gaggaaaaagaaatgcattcGGTACTTACCCGGAGAAGGCCGCTGCCCCAGCCCCTTTCCTTCCGATGACAGTACTCTAG
- the TCF7 gene encoding transcription factor 7 isoform X3, protein MPQLDSGGGGAGGGDDLGAPDELLAFQDEGEEQDKSRDSAAGPERDLAELKSSLVNESEGAAGGAGVPGAGAGARGEAEALGREHTSQRLFPDKLPESLEDGLKAPECASSMYKDTVYSAFNLLMHYPPPSGAGQHPQPQPPLHNKASQPAHGVTQLSPLYEHFSSPHPTPAPAEINQKQVHRPLQTSDISGFYSLTSGSMGQLPHTVSWFTHPSLMLGSSVPGHPAAIPHPAIVPPSGKQELQPYDRSLKTQAESKAEKEAKKPTIKKPLNAFMLYMKEMRAKVIAECTLKESAAINQILGRRWHALSREEQAKYYELARKERQLHMQLYPGWSARDNYGKKKRRSREKHQESNTGGKRNAFGTYPEKAAAPAPFLPMTVL, encoded by the exons ATGCCGCAGCTGGACTCTGGcgggggcggcgcgggcggcggcgacGACCTCGGCGCGCCCGACGAGCTGCTGGCCTTCCAAGACGAAGGCGAGGAGCAGGACAAGAGCCGCGACAGCGCCGCGGGCCCCGAGCGCGACCTGGCCGAGCTCAAGTCGTCGCTGGTCAATGAGTCCGAgggcgcggcgggcggcgcgggggtcccgggggccggCGCCGGGGCCCGCGGCGAGGCCGAG GCTCTCGGGCGGGAACACACTTCGCAGAGACTTTTCCCCGACAAACTTCCAGAATCTCTGGAGGACG GCCTGAAGGCCCCGGAGTGCGCCAGCAGCATGTACAAAGACACCGTCTACTCCGCCTTCAATCTGCTCATGCACTACCCGCCCCCCTCGGGAGCAGGGCAGCACCCCCAGCCGCAGCCCCCACTG CACAACAAGGCCAGTCAGCCTGCCCATGGCGTCACCCAACTCTCTCCTCTCTATGAACATTTCAGCagcccacaccccacacctgcaCCGGCCGAAATCAACCAGAAGCAAG TTCACAGGCCTCTGCAGACCTCTGACATCTCTGGCTTCTACTCTCTGACCTCAGGCAGCATGGGACAGCTCCCCCACACTGTGAGCTG GTTCACCCACCCATCCCTGATGCTAGGTTCCAGCGTACCTGGTCACCCAGCAGCCATTCCCCACCCGGCCATTGTGCCCCCCTCAGGGAAGCAGGAACTACAGCCTTATGATCGAAGCCT GAAGACGCAGGCAGAATCCAAGGCAGAGAAGGAGGCCAAGAAACCAACCATCAAGAAGCCACTCAATGCTTTCATGCTGTACATGAAGGAGATGAGAGCCAAGGTTATTGCAGAATGCACACTCAAGGAGAGTGCTGCCATCAACCAGATCCTGGGCCGCAGG TGGCACGCACTGTCACGGGAAGAACAGGCCAAGTATTACGAGCTGGCCCGCAAGGAGAGGCAGCTGCACATGCAGCTATACCCAGGCTGGTCAGCGCGGGACAATTAC gggaagaagaagaggcgGTCCAGAGAAAAGCACCAAGAATCCAACACAG gaggaaaaagaaatgcattcGGTACTTACCCGGAGAAGGCCGCTGCCCCAGCCCCTTTCCTTCCGATGACAGTACTCTAG